CCCGCCATACCGAAAGTTCCCAACGATCGGCCGTCATATTTCGATCCCAGGCCGCAGGCTCCGTCTTCAATGAGGATCAGATTCTGCTCACGGCAGAAATTCAAAAACGCCCGGCCGTCCGCGGGAATTCCAAATTGATGAACCAGCACGATCGCCCGCGTTTTTTTTGTTAATTTGGCGGCGACATCATTCAAATCGAGGTTGTACGTTTTCGGATGTATGTCCGCGAAGACGGGCGTGGCTCCGCTCGACATCACGGCGTTGACGGTCGCGATGAACGTGTAGGACGGGCAGATGACTTCCGATTCGGGCTCCAGACCCACCGCCGCACAAATGCTCTCGAGTGCCGAAGTTCCGGAATTCGTGGCGACGGCATAGACCGATCCGCACAGTTCCGCGACACGTCGCTCGAAGGAGAGAGCGAATTCCCCTTCGGTCCAGCGGCCGGACATCACGATTTCCCGGAGCGTCGCGAGCAGCGCTTCCGGATCGTCCGGATGATCGGGCCTGGAGAGTGGGATCTTATACACCGTCGACGCCATCGTACATTAACGCGCCGGATCCACAAAAACTTCAATCGTCTTGAACAGATGGAGGGGCAAAGATTCATAGGGTAAACCGTGGATCTTCGTCTGAGCGATCATTTTGCCGATGACCAATGGATTTCGATACTTTCGGATCTGCTTGAGTTCCTCCGGTCGGATCTGCTCGGTCCACTTCACCTCGACGGGATAGAAGCGCCCGTGCCGCACGTAAGCGATGTCGACCTCTCGTTCCGCCTTGATGTAGTACGTAGGGAACATTCGCTGGTAGTGGCAGACGACAGCCGCCTCGGTGAGCTTTGAAGCACTCTCCGCATCGTCGACCGCCCGTAATATCTGGGATCGGTAGGGTTCGGTGGACGGATTCAGCCAATGCGCGACAGCGTGAAAAATAAATGGATCGTTGAAGATGACCTTTCTTGCCTTCTTGGGAGCGGCGGTCAACTTGTCTTCGAGAAGTGCGTACTGAACGAACAGTACGTCCATATTCTCCAAGAGATGCACATAGTCCGCGACCG
The DNA window shown above is from Bdellovibrionota bacterium and carries:
- a CDS encoding aminotransferase class I/II-fold pyridoxal phosphate-dependent enzyme, with the translated sequence MASTVYKIPLSRPDHPDDPEALLATLREIVMSGRWTEGEFALSFERRVAELCGSVYAVATNSGTSALESICAAVGLEPESEVICPSYTFIATVNAVMSSGATPVFADIHPKTYNLDLNDVAAKLTKKTRAIVLVHQFGIPADGRAFLNFCREQNLILIEDGACGLGSKYDGRSLGTFGMAG